From the genome of Scytonema hofmannii PCC 7110, one region includes:
- a CDS encoding TIGR00297 family protein: MISLLNSVNPWLVGVGLNTFLLGLAWIAPKKLLTPAGYFHAWLLGTLIWGTLGWQGYVVVMFYFLVGSFATRVGMAQKEAEGIAEKRSGARGPENVWGSALTGALCAVGVGIIHSGVLPPPHSLLPTPYSLLLLGYVASFSTKLSDTCASEVGKAYGKSTFLITTFQSVPRGTEGAVSIEGTLAGAVASLAQALLAWGVGLIDVLGVLWCVLAAFIATTLESVIGATLQSRFNWLTNELVNIINTLIGAIAAISFALFWSSVLA, encoded by the coding sequence ATGATTTCTTTACTAAATTCTGTAAATCCTTGGTTAGTGGGAGTAGGACTCAACACCTTTTTGCTCGGCTTAGCTTGGATTGCTCCTAAAAAGCTACTGACACCAGCAGGATATTTCCACGCATGGTTACTTGGGACCCTCATTTGGGGAACACTAGGTTGGCAGGGATATGTAGTAGTTATGTTCTATTTTCTTGTTGGTTCTTTTGCAACCCGTGTCGGTATGGCACAAAAGGAAGCAGAAGGCATAGCGGAAAAGCGTTCTGGTGCCAGAGGACCAGAAAACGTTTGGGGTTCAGCGCTCACTGGGGCATTATGCGCCGTCGGCGTAGGTATTATTCATTCCGGAGTTCTCCCCCCTCCCCACTCCCTACTCCCCACTCCCTACTCCCTTCTTCTCCTAGGATACGTAGCTTCTTTCAGTACCAAACTTTCTGACACCTGTGCAAGCGAGGTAGGCAAAGCCTATGGTAAAAGTACTTTTCTCATTACTACATTCCAATCAGTACCACGGGGAACTGAAGGAGCTGTTAGTATTGAGGGAACTTTAGCTGGTGCAGTTGCGTCCCTGGCACAGGCGCTCCTTGCTTGGGGAGTAGGTTTGATAGATGTGTTAGGTGTACTGTGGTGCGTGCTGGCAGCGTTCATTGCCACCACTTTGGAAAGTGTGATTGGAGCAACACTACAATCTCGATTTAACTGGTTAACTAATGAATTGGTGAATATTATTAACACATTGATAGGTGCGATCGCCGCAATTTCCTTTGCTCTTTTCTGGTCAAGTGTTCTCGCTTAA